From one Phycisphaerae bacterium genomic stretch:
- a CDS encoding GPP34 family phosphoprotein, whose translation MPGREPALYLQEEILLLALRDEAGTVAADHTYHFALGGAILSELLLGNRIAIDEGRSRDHTAGFGAWLRQAFTEKNLVDLADNRPLGDPLLDECLGRIATAKRRASMKTWITRFAHIGKLQHRIAEGLCRRGVLRADTGTILLIFKRRIYPELDPRPERAVIERLRKAIFTDTREIDPRTVVLISLADSAGVLRIPFGRRELRARRKRIEQITSGELMGKATKQAIQAAQAAVATAACVPVIVAATASN comes from the coding sequence ATGCCCGGCCGCGAACCAGCGCTCTACCTCCAGGAAGAGATTCTCCTCCTCGCCCTGCGCGACGAGGCGGGCACGGTTGCCGCCGACCACACCTACCACTTCGCCCTGGGTGGCGCGATCCTGTCCGAGCTGCTGCTCGGCAATCGCATTGCCATCGACGAGGGCAGGTCCCGCGACCACACGGCCGGCTTCGGCGCATGGCTCAGGCAGGCATTCACGGAGAAGAATCTCGTCGATCTGGCGGACAACCGGCCGCTGGGCGATCCGCTGCTGGACGAGTGTCTCGGTCGCATCGCCACGGCCAAACGCCGCGCTTCCATGAAAACCTGGATCACGCGCTTCGCCCACATTGGCAAGCTCCAGCATCGCATCGCCGAGGGTCTCTGCCGCCGCGGCGTTCTCCGCGCCGATACTGGAACGATCCTGCTCATCTTCAAGCGGAGGATCTACCCCGAGCTCGATCCCCGCCCCGAGCGCGCCGTCATCGAGCGCCTCCGCAAGGCGATTTTCACTGACACCCGCGAGATCGATCCCCGCACGGTCGTACTGATATCCCTTGCCGATAGCGCCGGCGTCCTCCGCATTCCGTTCGGCCGCAGGGAACTCCGCGCTCGACGCAAGCGCATCGAACAGATCACCAGTGGGGAACTTATGGGCAAGGCCACGAAACAGGCCATCCAGGCAGCCCAGGCGGCCGTGGCTACGGCCGCTTGCGTTCCCGTCATCGTGGCCGCCACGGCCTCCAACTGA
- a CDS encoding 50S ribosomal protein L9, which yields MKVLLCKNVEKLGIVGDVVEVKSGYARNYLVPQGLATEPTDANMRRLAEARRQAELERAQRRTEMEKLAEKLEGVEVSIYAKANEEGHLYGSVGTREIAEALAGEQLYVKPDWIVLDRSIRNLDKVSVDLRLAEDLRPTIKVWVLREKAPGEEGDEESLKAEASAQHAPRMEAEGDGDESERD from the coding sequence ATGAAAGTGCTACTTTGTAAGAACGTTGAGAAGCTCGGCATCGTGGGCGACGTTGTCGAGGTGAAGTCCGGCTACGCCCGCAACTATCTGGTGCCCCAGGGTCTGGCAACGGAACCCACCGACGCCAACATGCGCCGCCTGGCCGAGGCTCGCCGACAGGCCGAGCTGGAGCGCGCCCAGCGCCGGACCGAAATGGAGAAACTCGCGGAAAAGCTCGAAGGTGTGGAGGTCTCCATCTACGCCAAGGCCAACGAGGAAGGCCACCTGTACGGCTCCGTCGGAACCCGGGAGATCGCCGAGGCGCTGGCAGGCGAGCAGCTTTACGTCAAGCCTGATTGGATCGTGCTCGACCGGTCGATTCGCAACCTCGACAAGGTCAGCGTGGATCTGCGATTGGCCGAGGACCTCCGCCCGACCATCAAGGTCTGGGTACTGCGCGAGAAGGCACCGGGCGAGGAAGGTGACGAGGAATCGCTGAAGGCGGAGGCATCGGCCCAGCACGCCCCGCGCATGGAGGCCGAAGGCGATGGCGACGAGTCCGAGCGCGACTAG
- the dnaB gene encoding replicative DNA helicase has protein sequence MATSPSATRAKPVGAALSDRLPPHDLDAEMALLGSMMMSRDAIAEVIPLIGREDSGWFYLPVHQNLFEVLVDLYDNPAKAIDLVAVSDELRRRELFDFVGGHAYMIQLAESFADWANAEHYARIVRDKGTLRDLIRCAHEITEKSYSAVEETREILDFAERRMFEVTERRGAGHTIAVKDAIIRLKNLIQERDGSPLTGLPSGFTQLDELTAGFQPGDFIIVAARPSMGKTALGLGMALNAAMHQHRPVAFFSMEMSADQVTQRLVCAHTGIDAQKLRRHMLGEADKRTLVEACEDFASAPLYIDDTPGMTAMELRSAARRLKQQYDIQAVYVDYLQLMHTPKAESRQVEIATVSRGLKGLGRELGIPVIAMAQLNRMPEGRTDKRPLMSDLRESGAIEQDADMVLLIHREEYYHPEKEESAGLAELILAKQRNGPTGSVTLTFNKKLTRFANHYVGPESYEGYQGRDDVVPF, from the coding sequence ATGGCGACGAGTCCGAGCGCGACTAGAGCCAAGCCCGTGGGTGCGGCGCTGTCCGATCGGCTGCCGCCCCACGATCTGGATGCTGAAATGGCGCTGCTCGGCTCGATGATGATGAGCCGGGACGCCATCGCCGAGGTCATCCCCCTCATCGGCCGGGAAGACAGCGGCTGGTTCTACCTCCCCGTCCATCAGAATCTCTTCGAAGTCCTCGTCGATCTCTACGACAACCCCGCCAAGGCCATCGACCTGGTGGCCGTTTCCGACGAACTACGTCGCCGCGAGCTGTTCGATTTCGTGGGCGGCCACGCCTACATGATCCAGCTTGCGGAGAGCTTCGCCGACTGGGCGAATGCCGAGCATTACGCCCGCATTGTTCGCGACAAGGGCACGCTGCGCGACCTGATTCGCTGCGCCCACGAGATCACCGAAAAGTCCTACAGCGCCGTCGAAGAAACCCGGGAAATTCTCGACTTCGCCGAGCGGCGCATGTTCGAGGTCACCGAACGGCGCGGCGCCGGTCACACCATCGCGGTCAAAGACGCGATCATTCGCCTGAAGAATCTCATTCAGGAGCGTGACGGCAGTCCTCTGACGGGCTTGCCGTCGGGCTTCACGCAGCTCGATGAGCTGACCGCGGGATTCCAGCCGGGTGACTTTATCATCGTTGCCGCCCGGCCTTCGATGGGAAAGACCGCACTGGGCCTGGGCATGGCCTTGAATGCAGCCATGCACCAGCATCGGCCCGTGGCATTCTTCTCGATGGAGATGAGTGCCGACCAGGTGACGCAGCGACTGGTCTGCGCCCATACGGGCATCGATGCGCAGAAGCTTCGCCGGCACATGCTTGGCGAGGCGGACAAGCGCACGCTCGTGGAGGCCTGCGAGGATTTCGCCAGCGCCCCCCTGTACATCGACGATACGCCGGGGATGACCGCGATGGAATTGCGCTCCGCGGCCAGGCGGCTCAAACAGCAGTATGACATCCAGGCCGTGTACGTGGATTACCTCCAGCTCATGCACACCCCCAAGGCGGAGAGTCGCCAGGTGGAGATCGCCACGGTCAGCCGGGGGCTCAAGGGCCTGGGCCGGGAACTGGGCATTCCGGTTATCGCCATGGCCCAGCTCAACCGCATGCCCGAGGGTCGCACGGACAAGCGGCCGCTGATGAGCGACCTGCGCGAGTCCGGGGCCATCGAGCAGGACGCGGACATGGTCCTGCTTATCCACCGTGAAGAGTACTATCACCCAGAAAAAGAAGAGTCAGCGGGTCTGGCTGAGCTGATCCTGGCCAAGCAGCGCAACGGCCCGACGGGCTCCGTCACGCTTACCTTCAACAAGAAGCTGACGCGGTTTGCCAACCATTACGTCGGTCCCGAGAGCTATGAAGGCTACCAGGGGCGCGACGACGTGGTGCCGTTTTAG
- the ssb gene encoding single-stranded DNA-binding protein, giving the protein MASFNRIILLGNLTRDPQLSYTASNVAVCKFGLATNHRWRDKDGNQREETCFVDCTVFGRGGETFNQYMSKGRSVLVEGRLQLNQWTTPEGDKRSKHEVLVDNFTFVGGQGNESRGPENRGSERRGQPAPVGGRSQDSGPGYDEPPPPSDDDIPF; this is encoded by the coding sequence ATGGCCAGTTTCAATCGGATCATCCTGCTCGGTAACCTGACGCGCGATCCACAGCTCAGCTACACCGCATCGAACGTGGCGGTGTGCAAGTTCGGGTTGGCCACAAACCATCGCTGGAGGGACAAGGACGGCAATCAGCGAGAGGAAACGTGCTTTGTGGATTGCACCGTGTTCGGGCGCGGCGGCGAAACATTCAATCAGTACATGAGCAAGGGACGCTCGGTCTTGGTCGAGGGACGATTGCAGCTGAACCAATGGACGACGCCGGAAGGCGACAAGCGCAGCAAACACGAAGTCCTGGTCGACAATTTCACGTTTGTGGGCGGCCAGGGCAACGAATCGCGCGGTCCGGAGAATCGCGGCTCGGAGCGCCGCGGTCAGCCGGCACCGGTCGGCGGGCGAAGCCAGGACAGCGGGCCGGGGTACGACGAGCCCCCGCCCCCATCGGATGATGATATCCCCTTCTAG